A section of the Pimelobacter simplex genome encodes:
- a CDS encoding HelD family protein, which yields MADELVEREVAEEQAFVDRVYRQLEQAGKAAQSLAREGHSRAHLGHEGGLVERDAMVFQAAKRIAQLDAAHEGLVFGRLDLDAAVDVQPRYVGRIGLRDDQHDSLLIDWRAPAAAVFYQATAAEPQHVLRRRVLRSAGRSVVGVEDELLDADGMAVAEEAGRALPIIGEGALMAQLSRARDRSMHSIVATIQAEQDKAIRAPSKGVVSISGGPGTGKTVVALHRAAFLLYTDRQRYERGGVLVVGPSGVFMRYIERVLPSLGETAVALRSLGEVVDEVRATRHDEPAVADVKGSARMAEVMRRTARQQAPGSPREYRVFWRDDRLVLDRGRLGQVRRQLMSQGLRNKQLPRVSNALLDALWRQVRGERGRDQGREKFNDDMLSRQDFLDFALSWWPPLDAATVLCWLRDPELLARVSEGILSAEEQRLLAKSWAGLDPTRAISGQISIEDVPLLDELRYALGDVPQKADDERDDPLALIEGAVDIQELMTASEREYAPAGRAWRPPVSSIEDDGYAHVLIDEAQDLTPMQWRMVGRRGRTASWTIVGDPAQSSWPVPAESDAARGEALERKQIHRFHLSTNYRNSAEIYAHAAAYAERVGLDADLPDAVRRTGVPPREVVLADGADLESATRAAVLELAEAVSGTVGIVVPVARRSEVNAWLASWPELADDAAGARAAVDSSVTPSGDDRVVVLTGLDTKGLEFDGIVVVRPQEIEDESQTGRATLYVVLTRATQLLTTIS from the coding sequence GTGGCAGACGAGCTGGTGGAGCGCGAGGTCGCGGAAGAACAGGCCTTCGTCGACCGGGTCTATCGGCAGCTGGAGCAGGCCGGCAAGGCCGCCCAGTCGCTCGCCCGTGAGGGGCACTCGCGTGCGCACCTCGGGCACGAAGGTGGTCTGGTCGAGCGGGACGCGATGGTCTTCCAGGCCGCGAAGCGGATCGCCCAGCTCGACGCCGCCCACGAGGGCCTGGTGTTCGGCCGGCTCGACCTCGACGCCGCCGTCGACGTCCAGCCCCGCTACGTCGGCCGGATCGGGCTGCGCGACGACCAGCACGACTCGCTGCTGATCGACTGGCGCGCGCCCGCCGCCGCGGTGTTCTACCAGGCGACCGCCGCCGAGCCCCAGCACGTGCTGCGCCGCCGGGTGCTGCGCAGCGCCGGCCGCTCCGTCGTCGGGGTCGAGGACGAGCTGCTCGACGCCGACGGCATGGCCGTCGCCGAGGAGGCCGGCCGCGCGCTCCCGATCATCGGCGAGGGCGCGCTCATGGCCCAGCTCTCCCGCGCCCGCGACCGCTCGATGCACTCGATCGTCGCGACCATCCAGGCCGAGCAGGACAAGGCGATCCGGGCGCCCTCCAAGGGCGTCGTCAGCATCTCCGGCGGCCCGGGCACCGGCAAGACCGTCGTCGCCCTGCACCGCGCGGCCTTCCTGCTCTACACCGACCGGCAGCGCTACGAGCGCGGCGGCGTCCTCGTCGTCGGCCCCTCGGGCGTCTTCATGCGCTACATCGAGCGCGTGCTGCCCTCCCTCGGCGAGACCGCCGTCGCCCTGCGCAGCCTCGGCGAGGTCGTCGACGAGGTGCGCGCCACCCGCCACGACGAGCCCGCCGTCGCCGACGTCAAGGGCTCGGCGCGCATGGCCGAGGTGATGCGTCGTACCGCCCGGCAGCAGGCGCCCGGCAGCCCCCGCGAGTACCGCGTCTTCTGGCGCGACGACCGGCTCGTGCTCGACCGCGGCCGGCTCGGCCAGGTCCGCCGCCAGCTCATGTCCCAGGGCCTGCGCAACAAGCAGCTCCCGCGCGTGTCCAACGCCCTGCTCGACGCGCTCTGGCGCCAGGTCCGCGGCGAGCGCGGCCGCGACCAGGGCCGCGAGAAGTTCAACGACGACATGCTCTCCCGCCAGGACTTCCTCGACTTCGCGCTGTCCTGGTGGCCGCCGCTCGACGCCGCCACCGTGCTCTGCTGGCTGCGCGACCCCGAGCTCCTCGCCCGGGTCTCCGAGGGCATCCTGAGCGCCGAGGAGCAGCGCCTCCTCGCCAAGTCCTGGGCCGGCCTCGACCCCACCCGCGCGATCAGCGGCCAGATCTCCATCGAGGACGTGCCCCTGCTCGACGAGCTCCGCTACGCCCTCGGCGACGTCCCCCAGAAGGCCGACGACGAGCGCGACGACCCGCTCGCCCTCATCGAGGGCGCCGTCGACATCCAGGAGCTGATGACCGCCTCGGAGCGCGAGTACGCCCCCGCCGGCCGCGCCTGGCGCCCCCCGGTGAGCAGCATCGAGGACGACGGCTACGCCCACGTCCTCATCGACGAGGCCCAGGACCTCACGCCCATGCAGTGGCGCATGGTCGGCCGCCGCGGCCGCACCGCCTCCTGGACCATCGTCGGCGACCCCGCCCAGTCCTCCTGGCCCGTCCCCGCTGAGTCCGACGCCGCCCGCGGCGAAGCCCTCGAGCGCAAGCAGATCCACCGCTTCCACCTCTCGACCAACTACCGCAACTCGGCCGAGATCTACGCCCACGCCGCCGCCTACGCCGAACGCGTCGGCCTCGACGCCGACCTGCCCGACGCGGTCCGCCGTACGGGCGTGCCTCCGCGCGAGGTGGTCCTCGCCGACGGCGCCGACCTCGAGTCCGCCACCCGCGCAGCCGTCCTCGAGCTCGCCGAGGCCGTCTCGGGGACCGTGGGCATCGTCGTACCGGTGGCCCGGCGCTCCGAGGTCAACGCCTGGCTCGCCTCCTGGCCCGAGCTCGCCGACGACGCCGCCGGCGCCCGCGCCGCCGTGGACTCGTCGGTGACGCCCTCGGGGGACGACCGGGTCGTCGTACTGACGGGGTTGGACACCAAGGGGCTGGAGTTCGACGGCATCGTGGTGGTGCGTCCTCAGGAGATCGAGGACGAGTCGCAGACGGGGCGGGCGACGTTGTACGTCGTACTGACTCGGGCGACGCAGCTGCTCACGACGATCAGCTGA
- a CDS encoding TetR/AcrR family transcriptional regulator: MAAREKLLSTALEMLGTGRPETVSINMVAKEAGLSWGSVQNLFGDSDGFWSSVVELIIDAGPQLWAAPESATVQGRVAEVAQLYRSVLASPYGVAIETVRAGLPRPLDVLAESHPRTSASLARLDELWAEAFLHFFATLDGPPVDADRASDVAALLPSALRGLRADEQFGTTVDTDRAHRTLVTALTTYLEG; encoded by the coding sequence GTGGCAGCTCGCGAGAAGCTGCTCTCCACCGCGCTGGAGATGCTCGGAACCGGGAGACCGGAGACCGTCTCCATCAACATGGTCGCCAAAGAGGCGGGGCTCAGCTGGGGCTCGGTCCAGAACCTCTTCGGCGATTCCGACGGGTTCTGGTCCTCGGTGGTCGAGCTGATCATCGACGCCGGACCCCAGCTGTGGGCCGCGCCGGAGAGCGCCACCGTGCAGGGCCGGGTCGCCGAGGTGGCCCAGCTCTACCGCTCGGTGCTCGCCTCGCCGTACGGCGTCGCGATCGAGACCGTCCGGGCCGGGCTTCCCCGGCCGCTCGACGTCCTCGCCGAGTCGCACCCGCGCACGTCCGCCTCGCTGGCGAGGCTCGACGAGCTGTGGGCCGAGGCCTTCCTGCACTTCTTCGCCACGCTCGACGGTCCACCGGTCGACGCCGACCGCGCCTCGGACGTGGCCGCGCTGCTGCCCAGCGCCCTGCGCGGACTGCGTGCCGACGAGCAGTTCGGTACGACGGTCGACACCGACCGCGCGCACCGGACGCTGGTCACCGCGCTGACGACCTACCTGGAGGGATGA
- a CDS encoding TIGR03619 family F420-dependent LLM class oxidoreductase, giving the protein MDFAMVTAYHPIDQLVPLARAAEEAGISALSLADHVVDLETIQTPYPYTSDGRRRWETDVDWPDPWVTIGALSQVTTRMQFFTSIYVAAMRNPFIVAKAVGTAAALSGGRVALGIGVGWCRDEFELLEEDFATRGRRTDEGLDLMRELWEPGWTEFAGEFYRCERLVMKPEPPGPIPVWVGGMSDVALRRAARNDGWIGDMATVDEAIAIGERLREMRRAAGRDPEEPFAVAPALTDALLPEDFARASRGGVTMCLTMPWMYYYPQHAPLEQKLDGIARFGADVIAPTRALLAG; this is encoded by the coding sequence GTGGACTTCGCGATGGTGACCGCCTACCACCCGATCGACCAGCTGGTCCCGCTCGCGCGGGCCGCCGAGGAAGCGGGGATCAGCGCGCTCAGCCTGGCCGACCACGTGGTCGACCTGGAGACGATCCAGACGCCGTACCCCTACACCTCGGACGGGCGGCGGCGCTGGGAGACCGACGTCGACTGGCCCGACCCGTGGGTGACGATCGGGGCGCTGTCGCAGGTGACCACGCGGATGCAGTTCTTCACCTCGATCTACGTGGCCGCCATGCGCAACCCGTTCATCGTCGCCAAGGCCGTCGGTACGGCGGCCGCGCTGTCCGGCGGCCGGGTCGCGCTCGGCATCGGCGTCGGCTGGTGCCGTGACGAGTTCGAGCTCCTCGAGGAGGACTTCGCGACCCGCGGGCGGCGTACCGACGAGGGGCTCGACCTCATGCGCGAGCTCTGGGAGCCCGGCTGGACCGAGTTCGCCGGGGAGTTCTACCGCTGCGAGCGCCTCGTCATGAAGCCCGAGCCGCCGGGCCCGATCCCGGTCTGGGTCGGCGGCATGTCCGACGTCGCGCTGCGCCGCGCGGCCCGCAACGACGGCTGGATCGGCGACATGGCGACCGTCGACGAGGCGATCGCGATCGGCGAGCGCCTGCGCGAGATGCGCCGGGCCGCCGGCCGCGATCCCGAGGAGCCGTTCGCGGTCGCCCCGGCGCTGACCGACGCCCTGCTCCCCGAGGACTTCGCCCGCGCCTCGCGCGGCGGCGTCACGATGTGCCTGACGATGCCGTGGATGTACTACTACCCGCAGCACGCGCCGCTGGAGCAGAAGCTCGACGGCATCGCCCGGTTCGGCGCGGACGTCATCGCGCCGACACGCGCGCTGCTGGCCGGTTGA
- a CDS encoding alpha/beta hydrolase gives MSTPTIVLVHGFWGGAAHWAKVIVELDRRGHRGLRAVELPLTSLADDATRTRELVRQVDGPVVLVGHSYGGAVISEAGNLPNVAGLVYVAAFAPDAGESAGQISEEHPPAAFANIEPDSDGRLWIKPELFGESFAQDLPAEETLVMGVTQKAPLGSTFGDTVTDPAWRHKPSWYQVSADDRMIHPDNQRRMAARMEPRGTVELAASHASLASQPAAIADLVEEAVHSVTL, from the coding sequence ATGTCCACTCCCACCATCGTCCTCGTCCACGGCTTCTGGGGCGGCGCCGCGCACTGGGCCAAGGTGATCGTCGAGCTCGACCGCCGGGGCCACCGCGGCCTGCGCGCCGTCGAGCTCCCGCTGACCTCGCTGGCCGACGACGCGACCCGCACCCGGGAGCTGGTCCGCCAGGTCGACGGACCCGTCGTCCTGGTCGGCCACTCCTACGGCGGCGCGGTGATCTCCGAGGCCGGCAACCTGCCCAACGTGGCCGGCCTGGTCTACGTCGCGGCGTTCGCGCCGGACGCCGGCGAGAGCGCCGGCCAGATCAGCGAGGAGCACCCGCCGGCGGCGTTCGCCAACATCGAGCCCGACTCCGACGGGCGGCTGTGGATCAAGCCGGAGCTCTTCGGCGAGAGCTTCGCCCAGGACCTGCCGGCCGAGGAGACCCTGGTCATGGGGGTCACCCAGAAGGCGCCGCTGGGCAGCACGTTCGGCGACACCGTCACCGACCCGGCCTGGCGGCACAAGCCGTCCTGGTACCAGGTCTCGGCCGACGACCGGATGATCCACCCCGACAACCAGCGCCGGATGGCGGCGCGGATGGAGCCCCGCGGCACCGTCGAGCTCGCCGCCAGCCACGCCTCGCTCGCCTCGCAGCCCGCGGCGATCGCGGACCTGGTCGAGGAGGCGGTTCACAGCGTCACCCTCTAG
- a CDS encoding AraC family transcriptional regulator has translation MTDTPGDTPADALSAVLEMIHLRGADVTSVREEGRRVVRHPRGDRVLHLVVTGTVELRTGDGATSVEVAAGDLALMARGGAHRLHPGPGAQWLSGRFLVDEGLAAPVLAVLPPAVLVRAAEGPDWLPLCARLLAVEVGDPRPGSHVMVSRILDLLFIQALRAWSAQQSAGAGGSGWLVAALDHQLGPALTAIHLRPEHPWTVDQLADLAMLSRAAFAARFGRLVGEPPGRYLQRIRLARAAELLTTTTDPVGAIGRAVGYASEAAFSRAFSREHGTGPRAWRSGAGR, from the coding sequence TTGACCGACACGCCGGGCGACACGCCGGCCGACGCGTTGTCCGCGGTGCTCGAGATGATCCACCTGCGCGGCGCCGACGTGACCTCGGTCCGCGAGGAGGGCCGGCGCGTCGTACGCCACCCGCGCGGCGACCGGGTGCTGCACCTGGTCGTGACCGGCACCGTCGAGCTGCGCACCGGCGACGGCGCCACGAGCGTCGAGGTCGCCGCCGGCGACCTCGCGCTGATGGCCCGCGGCGGCGCCCACCGGCTCCACCCGGGGCCGGGCGCGCAGTGGCTCAGCGGCCGATTCCTGGTCGACGAGGGCCTGGCCGCGCCGGTGCTCGCGGTGCTGCCGCCCGCCGTCCTCGTCCGCGCCGCCGAGGGCCCCGACTGGCTCCCGCTGTGCGCCCGCCTGCTCGCCGTCGAGGTCGGCGACCCGCGGCCGGGCTCGCACGTGATGGTGTCGCGGATCCTCGACCTGCTCTTCATCCAGGCCCTGCGCGCCTGGTCGGCCCAGCAGAGCGCCGGCGCCGGCGGCAGTGGTTGGCTGGTCGCCGCCCTGGACCACCAGCTCGGGCCCGCCCTGACCGCGATCCACCTCCGGCCCGAGCACCCGTGGACCGTCGACCAGCTCGCCGACCTGGCGATGCTCTCCCGGGCGGCGTTCGCGGCCCGCTTCGGCCGGCTCGTGGGCGAGCCGCCGGGCCGCTACCTCCAGCGGATCCGCCTGGCCCGCGCCGCCGAGCTGCTCACCACGACCACCGACCCGGTCGGCGCGATCGGCCGCGCGGTCGGGTACGCCTCCGAGGCGGCGTTCTCCCGCGCGTTCTCCCGCGAGCACGGGACCGGGCCCCGCGCCTGGCGGAGCGGAGCCGGCCGATGA
- a CDS encoding enoyl-CoA hydratase-related protein, with protein MTDAPAELVHLEVADGVATITLDSPYNRNALSRQLVTELIAHLGTADAADDVRVVVLRSSGRVFCSGADLSEAATVPMHEGARAIVGLQRQIVALSKPVVTVVEGAARAGGIGIVAASDIVVVADDATFALTEVKLGLTPAVISLTVFPRMTPRGAALTALGGEVFTGAEARDYGLATYAVPAATLQAQVDEVVGQIATGAAQGLRETKKLLGAELLERIDAKGEELVELSARLFGSDEAREAMTAFLSRKKG; from the coding sequence ATGACTGACGCACCCGCGGAGCTGGTCCACCTCGAGGTCGCCGACGGCGTCGCGACCATCACCCTGGACTCGCCCTACAACCGCAACGCGCTCTCCCGCCAGCTCGTCACCGAGCTGATCGCCCACCTCGGCACCGCCGACGCGGCGGACGACGTACGCGTCGTCGTGCTGCGCTCCTCGGGCCGGGTGTTCTGCTCGGGCGCGGACCTCTCCGAGGCCGCGACCGTCCCGATGCACGAGGGCGCCCGCGCGATCGTCGGCCTGCAGCGCCAGATCGTCGCGCTGTCCAAGCCCGTCGTCACCGTGGTCGAGGGCGCGGCCCGCGCCGGCGGCATCGGCATCGTGGCCGCCTCCGACATCGTGGTCGTCGCCGACGACGCCACCTTCGCGCTCACCGAGGTCAAGCTCGGCCTGACCCCGGCGGTCATCTCGCTCACCGTCTTCCCGCGGATGACCCCGCGCGGCGCGGCGCTCACCGCCCTCGGCGGCGAGGTGTTCACCGGTGCCGAGGCGCGCGACTACGGCCTCGCGACGTACGCCGTCCCGGCCGCGACGCTCCAGGCCCAGGTCGACGAGGTCGTCGGCCAGATCGCGACCGGCGCCGCCCAGGGCCTGCGCGAGACCAAGAAGCTGCTCGGTGCCGAGCTGCTCGAGCGCATCGACGCCAAGGGCGAGGAGCTCGTCGAGCTGAGCGCCCGGCTGTTCGGCTCCGACGAGGCGCGCGAGGCGATGACCGCGTTCCTCTCGCGCAAGAAGGGCTAG
- the kstD gene encoding 3-oxosteroid 1-dehydrogenase: protein MDETFDVVVVGSGAAGLAAAITAAGHGLRVVVLEKSERWGGTTARSGGGVWVPGNPAVRAHVPAGDLDEARRYLHAIVDEVDPDRIDTFVDRGAEAMGYLAEHSALDLAWVRGYADYFPEAPGGRAAGRSAEPRPFDARRIGDDLATMEPFYTKTPLNVVVLQSDYRWLSTGRRHWRGPLHMARIGLRFAWARLRRRRLVGLGSALVASLMVGVRELGIPVRLGTPMTGLVEEDGRVVGVRTGAGSVVRARRGVVLACGGFDHDAELRRTHQREPAGPELSLGVATNTGDGIRAAQVAGAATDLMDDAWWAPSIPLPKGPWFALSERSLPGGIIVNRHGERFMNESLPYVEATHRMFGGTHGRGAGPADAAENLPCWLVFDQTYRDRYLFAGVQPGRPLPKSWLAGGAITKAASLDELAAEIGVPAAGLAATVARFNAFARDGVDADHHRGESAYDHYYGDLTNKPNPSLGALVKAPFYAARMVPADLGTKGGIRTDPRARALRADGTPVPGLYAAGNTSAAVMGHTYAGPGATIGPALVFGYLAALDCVETPDRA, encoded by the coding sequence GTGGACGAGACCTTCGACGTCGTGGTGGTGGGCTCCGGTGCGGCCGGGCTGGCCGCCGCGATCACCGCCGCCGGGCACGGCCTGCGCGTGGTCGTGCTGGAGAAGTCCGAGCGCTGGGGCGGGACGACGGCCCGCTCGGGCGGCGGGGTCTGGGTGCCGGGCAACCCGGCGGTCCGCGCCCACGTCCCGGCCGGCGACCTCGACGAGGCCCGGCGCTACCTGCACGCGATCGTCGACGAGGTCGACCCGGACCGCATCGACACCTTCGTCGACCGCGGTGCCGAGGCGATGGGCTACCTGGCCGAGCACTCCGCGCTCGACCTGGCCTGGGTGCGCGGGTACGCCGACTACTTCCCCGAGGCGCCGGGTGGTCGCGCCGCCGGGCGCTCGGCCGAGCCGCGGCCCTTCGACGCGCGCCGGATCGGCGACGACCTGGCCACGATGGAGCCGTTCTACACGAAGACGCCGCTCAACGTCGTCGTCCTGCAGTCCGACTACCGCTGGCTCAGCACCGGGCGCCGGCACTGGCGCGGCCCGCTCCACATGGCCCGGATCGGGCTGCGCTTCGCGTGGGCGCGGCTGCGCCGGCGCCGGCTCGTCGGCCTGGGCAGCGCGCTCGTCGCCTCGCTCATGGTGGGCGTGCGTGAGCTCGGTATCCCGGTCCGGCTCGGGACGCCGATGACCGGGCTCGTCGAGGAGGACGGCCGGGTCGTCGGCGTCCGGACCGGAGCCGGGTCCGTGGTGCGGGCGCGGCGCGGAGTGGTCCTCGCCTGCGGCGGCTTCGACCACGACGCCGAGCTGCGTCGTACCCATCAGCGGGAGCCGGCCGGGCCGGAGCTCTCGCTCGGCGTCGCGACCAACACCGGCGACGGGATCCGGGCGGCCCAGGTCGCGGGCGCCGCCACCGACCTGATGGACGACGCCTGGTGGGCGCCGTCGATCCCGCTGCCCAAGGGGCCGTGGTTCGCGCTGTCCGAGCGCTCGCTGCCCGGCGGGATCATCGTCAACCGGCACGGCGAGCGGTTCATGAACGAGTCGCTGCCGTACGTCGAGGCGACCCACCGCATGTTCGGCGGCACCCACGGCCGCGGCGCCGGGCCGGCCGATGCCGCCGAGAACCTGCCGTGCTGGCTGGTCTTCGACCAGACCTACCGAGACCGCTACCTGTTCGCCGGCGTCCAGCCGGGGCGGCCGCTGCCGAAGTCGTGGCTGGCCGGCGGCGCGATCACGAAGGCGGCGTCGCTGGACGAGCTCGCCGCCGAGATCGGGGTCCCCGCCGCGGGGCTGGCCGCGACCGTCGCGCGGTTCAACGCCTTCGCGCGCGACGGGGTCGACGCGGACCACCACCGCGGGGAATCGGCGTACGACCACTACTACGGCGACCTGACGAACAAGCCCAACCCGAGCCTCGGCGCACTCGTGAAGGCGCCGTTCTACGCCGCCCGGATGGTGCCCGCGGACCTCGGCACCAAGGGCGGCATCCGGACCGATCCGCGGGCCCGCGCGCTGCGCGCCGACGGGACGCCGGTCCCGGGTCTCTATGCCGCGGGCAACACCAGCGCCGCCGTCATGGGCCACACGTACGCCGGCCCCGGCGCGACCATCGGCCCGGCCCTCGTGTTCGGCTACCTGGCCGCGCTCGACTGCGTCGAGACGCCCGATCGGGCCTGA
- a CDS encoding TetR/AcrR family transcriptional regulator, with product MPSLRARNRARVRHEIQDAAWRLFAEQGFAAVTTQQIATAAGVSTSTYFRHVASKEDLLLQPLLASSADILAAYAARPADEPVARGLAAAIRGRTAEAADTDLRRWRAAMLTAPELGSRVTLIADADRGELVRLAADRHGSGLVVHLVLAAAEYAYSRWIDPSAGEQSLVALIDAALDETLAGDWR from the coding sequence ATGCCTTCGCTGCGCGCCCGCAACCGCGCCCGGGTGCGCCACGAGATCCAGGACGCGGCCTGGCGGCTGTTCGCCGAGCAGGGCTTCGCCGCGGTGACCACGCAGCAGATCGCGACCGCCGCGGGCGTCTCGACGAGCACCTACTTCCGGCACGTCGCGAGCAAGGAGGACCTGCTCCTGCAGCCGCTGCTCGCCAGCAGCGCCGACATCCTCGCGGCGTACGCCGCCCGGCCGGCCGACGAGCCCGTCGCCCGCGGCCTCGCCGCGGCCATCCGCGGCCGGACCGCCGAGGCCGCCGACACCGACCTGCGCCGCTGGCGCGCGGCGATGCTCACCGCCCCCGAGCTCGGCTCCCGGGTGACCCTGATCGCCGACGCCGACCGGGGCGAGCTGGTCCGCCTGGCCGCCGACCGCCACGGCTCGGGCCTGGTCGTGCACCTGGTCCTCGCCGCCGCGGAGTACGCCTACAGCCGCTGGATCGACCCCTCCGCCGGGGAGCAGTCGCTCGTCGCCCTCATCGACGCCGCGCTCGACGAGACGCTCGCCGGTGACTGGCGCTAG
- the rimK gene encoding 30S ribosomal protein S6--L-glutamate ligase codes for MKLAILSRAPRSYSTQRLRTAALDRGHQVKVLNTLRFSIDLSGDEPDLQFRGKQLSDYDAVLPRIGNSITYFGTAVVRQFEQMDVYTPNTANGIANSRDKLRATQILSRHGIGMPATTFVRDRADVIPAIERVGGAPVVIKLLEGTQGIGVILAPSIKVAEAIIETLQSTKQQVLIQRFVKESKGRDVRALVVGDRVVAAMRRVAQGDEFRSNVHRGGSVERVDLDPEYEQIAVRAAQIMGLKVAGVDMLEANDGPLVMEVNSSPGLEGIESATKLDVAGAIIDYIDNQVAFPQIDVRERLSVSTGYGVAEIVVHGDADLVGKTLGESGIRERDMTVLTLHRGTTVIPNPFDRHVLQAEDRLLCFGKLEEMRSMIPARPRRRARVKKLPKQPIPEA; via the coding sequence ATGAAGCTCGCGATCCTCTCCCGCGCTCCGCGGTCCTACAGCACCCAGCGCCTTCGCACGGCCGCCCTCGACCGGGGGCACCAGGTGAAGGTGCTCAACACGCTCCGGTTCTCCATCGACCTGTCCGGTGACGAGCCCGACCTGCAGTTCCGGGGCAAGCAGCTCTCGGACTACGACGCGGTGCTGCCACGCATCGGCAACTCGATCACCTACTTCGGTACGGCGGTCGTGCGGCAGTTCGAGCAGATGGACGTCTACACGCCCAACACCGCCAACGGCATCGCGAACTCGCGCGACAAGCTGCGCGCGACGCAGATCCTGTCCCGGCACGGCATCGGCATGCCGGCGACGACGTTCGTGCGCGACCGCGCCGACGTGATCCCCGCGATCGAGCGGGTGGGCGGGGCACCGGTCGTGATCAAGCTGCTCGAGGGCACCCAGGGCATCGGCGTCATCCTGGCGCCGAGCATCAAGGTCGCCGAGGCGATCATCGAGACCCTCCAGAGCACCAAGCAGCAGGTGCTCATCCAGCGCTTCGTCAAGGAGTCCAAGGGCCGCGACGTCCGGGCGCTCGTCGTGGGCGACCGCGTGGTCGCGGCGATGCGGCGGGTCGCCCAGGGCGACGAGTTCCGCTCCAACGTCCACCGCGGCGGCAGCGTCGAGCGGGTCGACCTCGACCCGGAGTACGAGCAGATCGCCGTCCGGGCCGCCCAGATCATGGGTCTCAAGGTCGCCGGTGTCGACATGCTCGAGGCCAACGACGGGCCGCTGGTGATGGAGGTCAACTCCTCCCCAGGCCTCGAGGGCATCGAGAGCGCCACCAAGCTCGACGTGGCGGGCGCGATCATCGACTACATCGACAACCAGGTCGCCTTCCCCCAGATCGACGTGCGCGAGCGGCTCAGCGTCTCGACCGGGTACGGCGTCGCCGAGATCGTCGTGCACGGCGACGCGGACCTCGTCGGCAAGACCCTCGGCGAGTCCGGGATCCGCGAGCGCGACATGACCGTGCTGACCCTGCACCGCGGCACCACCGTGATCCCGAACCCGTTCGACCGGCACGTGCTCCAGGCCGAGGACCGGCTGCTCTGCTTCGGCAAGCTCGAGGAGATGCGCTCGATGATCCCGGCTCGGCCGCGGCGCCGGGCGCGGGTCAAGAAGCTGCCGAAGCAGCCGATCCCCGAGGCCTAG